Part of the Candidatus Planktophila sp. genome, AAAAAGCAATCGAGTTCATCTTAATGGGACTTTGAAGGAGCTAGAAATACATCAGAAAGTCGATGTCTCAGGCAAGTTAAATGAAGATGCGGCCCACATGGTAATTTTACCCATTAGTGAATTCGGAGTTCTACTCCTATTTACCACAAAAGAACCGGACGTTGACTCTTCTTTAGAGCTATTTCTAATCGCAATTTGTGCCTTGCTAGCTTTGAATAAACATAAATCTGCAAGTCAGGCTGTTGCAATTATCTCTCATCTCCAAGTAATCGCCGGGAAATTAAATCTTACAGCAAGACAAAACACCATTTTAGATGGCATTAGACTCGGACATACAAATGCAACAATTGCTTTGGATATGGGATACAGCGAATCATTAATTCGTCAAGAGACAATAGATATCTTCAAAAAACTTGGAGTCAGCGGACGTAAAGCTTTAATCTCGAAATTTACAGATGAGGAAATGCTTACCAAAAAGTGATGGTTTGATTTGATTTTTTTCAATTATTGGAAGAAGAAGAATACAAATGCCCCGACCAATTTCTGGTAGGGGCATTTGTATTTTAAC contains:
- a CDS encoding LuxR C-terminal-related transcriptional regulator; its protein translation is MEFIRKLHALTNFLAITDATDNQICRFITLDSCAEIFPTSCLLAKLEDDGEFTITGVFGFKNDMVEIFKNLSLVQESMITEAVKSNRVHLNGTLKELEIHQKVDVSGKLNEDAAHMVILPISEFGVLLLFTTKEPDVDSSLELFLIAICALLALNKHKSASQAVAIISHLQVIAGKLNLTARQNTILDGIRLGHTNATIALDMGYSESLIRQETIDIFKKLGVSGRKALISKFTDEEMLTKK